A single window of Pygocentrus nattereri isolate fPygNat1 chromosome 24, fPygNat1.pri, whole genome shotgun sequence DNA harbors:
- the pdha1b gene encoding pyruvate dehydrogenase E1 subunit alpha 1b isoform X1: MQNMLTFISNVLRGGASKNGAQTVSEGARLVGSTRSFADFSPQASFDIKKCELHRLDQGPPTQALLTREQGLKYYRTMQTMRRMELKADQLYKQKIIRGFCHLYDGQEACAVGIEAGINPSDHLITAYRAHGYTYTRGVSVKEILAELTGRRGGVAKGKGGSMHMYAKHFYGGNGIVGAQVPLGAGLALACQYKGNNEVCVTLYGDGAANQGQIFESFNMAALWKLPCIFICENNKYGMGTSVERASASTDYFKRGDFIPGLKVDGMDVLTVREATKFAADYCRSGKGPILMELETYRYHGHSMSDPGVSYRTREEIQEVRSKSDPISMLKDRMISNNMASLEEIKEIDVEIRKEIEEAAQFATSDPEPPLEELCNHIFYNEPPMEVRGTNPWSKLKSIS; the protein is encoded by the exons ATGCAGAACATGCTGACGTTCATTTCTAACGTGCTGAGAGGTGGTGCCAGCAAAAAT GGTGCTCAAACAGTGTCAGAG GGCGCCAGACTGGTGGGCTCAACTCGTTCTTTTGCAGACTTCAGTCCTCAGGCCAGTTTTGACATCAAG AAATGTGAACTGCACCGGCTGGACCAAGGCCCACCCACACAGGCTTTGCTGACGAGGGAGCAGGGGCTAAAGTACTACCGCACCATGCAGACCATGAGACGCATGGAGCTGAAAGCAGACCAGCTGTACAAGCAGAAGATCATCCGAGGCTTCTGTCACCTCTATGACGGACAG GAGGCATGTGCTGTGGGCATTGAAGCCGGCATTAACCCCAGTGACCACCTGATCACAGCATATCGCGCTCATGGGTACACCTACACGCGAGGTGTGTCTGTGAAAGAGATTCTGGCTGAGCTCACAG GCAGAAGGGGTGGAGTAGCCAAAGGCAAGGGAGGATCTATGCACATGTATGCAAAACACTTCTACGGTGGAAATGGAATCGTGGGAGCCCAG GTTCCCCTTGGGGCTGGATTGGCTCTTGCATGCCAGTACAAGGGCAATAATGAAGTATGCGTCACACTCTATGGGGATGGAGCTGCTAACCAG GGGCAGATATTTGAGTCTTTCAATATGGCGGCACTGTGGAAGCTCCCCTGCATCTTCATCtgtgaaaacaataaatatggaATGGGTACCTCGGTGGAGCGAGCATCGGCCAGCACAGACTACTTCAAGAGAGGAGACTTCATACCTGGACTGAAG GTGGATGGGATGGATGTGCTTACTGTGAGAGAAGCTACCAAGTTTGCAGCTGATTATTGCAGATCAGGAAAG GGTCCTATTCTTATGGAACTCGAGACCTATCGTTACCATGGACACAGCATGAGCGATCCCGGGGTCAG CTATCGAACTCGTGAGGAGATCCAGGAAGTGCGCAGTAAGAGTGACCCGATCTCGATGCTGAAGGATCGAATGATCAGCAATAATATGGCTAGTTTGGAGGAAATAAAG GAAATTGACGTGGAGATCCGTAAGGAGATTGAGGAGGCAGCTCAGTTCGCCACGTCTGACCCAGAGCCCCCGCTGGAAGAGCTGTGCAACCACATCTTCTACAATGAACCACCCATGGAGGTGCGTGGCACCAACCCCTGGTCCAAGCTCAAGTCCATCAGCTAA
- the pdha1b gene encoding pyruvate dehydrogenase E1 subunit alpha 1b isoform X2 has protein sequence MQNMLTFISNVLRGGASKNGARLVGSTRSFADFSPQASFDIKKCELHRLDQGPPTQALLTREQGLKYYRTMQTMRRMELKADQLYKQKIIRGFCHLYDGQEACAVGIEAGINPSDHLITAYRAHGYTYTRGVSVKEILAELTGRRGGVAKGKGGSMHMYAKHFYGGNGIVGAQVPLGAGLALACQYKGNNEVCVTLYGDGAANQGQIFESFNMAALWKLPCIFICENNKYGMGTSVERASASTDYFKRGDFIPGLKVDGMDVLTVREATKFAADYCRSGKGPILMELETYRYHGHSMSDPGVSYRTREEIQEVRSKSDPISMLKDRMISNNMASLEEIKEIDVEIRKEIEEAAQFATSDPEPPLEELCNHIFYNEPPMEVRGTNPWSKLKSIS, from the exons ATGCAGAACATGCTGACGTTCATTTCTAACGTGCTGAGAGGTGGTGCCAGCAAAAAT GGCGCCAGACTGGTGGGCTCAACTCGTTCTTTTGCAGACTTCAGTCCTCAGGCCAGTTTTGACATCAAG AAATGTGAACTGCACCGGCTGGACCAAGGCCCACCCACACAGGCTTTGCTGACGAGGGAGCAGGGGCTAAAGTACTACCGCACCATGCAGACCATGAGACGCATGGAGCTGAAAGCAGACCAGCTGTACAAGCAGAAGATCATCCGAGGCTTCTGTCACCTCTATGACGGACAG GAGGCATGTGCTGTGGGCATTGAAGCCGGCATTAACCCCAGTGACCACCTGATCACAGCATATCGCGCTCATGGGTACACCTACACGCGAGGTGTGTCTGTGAAAGAGATTCTGGCTGAGCTCACAG GCAGAAGGGGTGGAGTAGCCAAAGGCAAGGGAGGATCTATGCACATGTATGCAAAACACTTCTACGGTGGAAATGGAATCGTGGGAGCCCAG GTTCCCCTTGGGGCTGGATTGGCTCTTGCATGCCAGTACAAGGGCAATAATGAAGTATGCGTCACACTCTATGGGGATGGAGCTGCTAACCAG GGGCAGATATTTGAGTCTTTCAATATGGCGGCACTGTGGAAGCTCCCCTGCATCTTCATCtgtgaaaacaataaatatggaATGGGTACCTCGGTGGAGCGAGCATCGGCCAGCACAGACTACTTCAAGAGAGGAGACTTCATACCTGGACTGAAG GTGGATGGGATGGATGTGCTTACTGTGAGAGAAGCTACCAAGTTTGCAGCTGATTATTGCAGATCAGGAAAG GGTCCTATTCTTATGGAACTCGAGACCTATCGTTACCATGGACACAGCATGAGCGATCCCGGGGTCAG CTATCGAACTCGTGAGGAGATCCAGGAAGTGCGCAGTAAGAGTGACCCGATCTCGATGCTGAAGGATCGAATGATCAGCAATAATATGGCTAGTTTGGAGGAAATAAAG GAAATTGACGTGGAGATCCGTAAGGAGATTGAGGAGGCAGCTCAGTTCGCCACGTCTGACCCAGAGCCCCCGCTGGAAGAGCTGTGCAACCACATCTTCTACAATGAACCACCCATGGAGGTGCGTGGCACCAACCCCTGGTCCAAGCTCAAGTCCATCAGCTAA
- the ythdf3 gene encoding YTH domain-containing family protein 3, translating to MSATTVDQRPKGQGNKVQNGSMHQKDAVNDDDFENYLSSQTNQSNSYPQMSDPYMPSYYAPSIGFPYSLSEATWSTAGDPPMPYLTTYGQMSNGEHHFIPDGVFSQPGALGNTPPFLSQHGFNFFPGNADFSTWGTSGSQGQSTQSSAYSSSYGYAPSSLGRAIADGQAGFGSDTQLSKVPGLSSIDQGMAGLKLGSDMAAVTKTVGSPLGGTAGMSSMAANSMPPVSSSAPKPTSWAAIAKKPAKPQPKLKPKTNTGMGSGAVIPPPPIKHNMNIGTWDDKGSITKPPLAQQMLPPQPLVQQQLLAQPQPLLQSPLPPQPQHQQLQLQSPQPPQQLPPGPPHPLQHHPSQPGPPQPPHPLPQQNAPPQNRWVAPRNRVATFNQNSGAESFGLGPGLPLSTSPSSSEVHPVLEKLKALNNYNPKDFDWNLKNGRVFIIKSYSEDDIHRSIKYSIWCSTEHGNKRLDAAYRSLGAKGPLYLLFSVNGSGHFCGVAEMKSTVDYNAYAGVWSQDKWKGKFEVKWIFVKDVPNNQLRHIRLENNDNKPVTNSRDTQEVPLEKAKQVLKIIATFKHTTSIFDDFAHYEKRQEEEEAMRRERTKNKQ from the exons ATGTCTGCCACAACTGTCGACCAG AGACCTAAAGGACAAGGAAATAAAG TGCAAAACGGTTCAATGCATCAGAAGGATGCTGTAAATGATGACGACTTTGAGAATTACTTAAGCAGCCAGACAAATCAG AGTAATAGCTACCCACAAATGTCTGACCCCTACATGCCCAGCTATTATGCCCCATCCATCGGATTCCCTTACTCTCTGAGTGAAGCTACTTGGTCTACCGCAGGAGACCCTCCTATGCCCTACTTGACCACTTATGGACAGATGAGCAATGGTGAGCACCATTTCATCCCGGATGGAGTATTCAGCCAGCCTGGAGCTCTAGGCAATACACCTCCTTTTCTCAGCCAACATGGATTTAACTTCTTTCCTGGCAATGCAGACTTTTCCACCTGGGGCACCAGTGGCTCACAGGGACAGTCTACGCAGAGCTCAGCGTACAGCAGCAGCTACGGCTATGCCCCCAGCTCTCTGGGCAGGGCCATTGCGGACGGACAAGCAGGGTTTGGCAGTGACACGCAGCTTAGTAAAGTTCCGGGTCTCAGCAGTATCGATCAGGGCATGGCTGGACTCAAGCTTGGGTCCGACATGGCGGCTGTCACTAAAACTGTGGGTTCTCCTCTTGGAGGAACCGCAGGTATGAGCAGTATGGCAGCCAACAGCATGCCACCTGTAAGCTCTTCTGCTCCTAAGCCCACATCATGGGCAGCTATAGCTAAAAAACCTGCTAAGCCACAACCTAAGCTAAAGCCTAAAACCAATACTGGTATGGGAAGTGGTGCTGTGATTCCTCCTCCTCCTATAAAGCATAACATGAACATTGGTACTTGGGATGATAAAGGCTCCATCACAAAGCCACCCCTTGCTCAGCAGATGCTGCCACCTCAGCCCCTGGTGCAACAACAGCTCCTGGCCCAGCCTCAGCCCTTATTGCAAAGCCCACTGCCTCCACAGCCTCAGCACCAGCAGCTCCAGCTGCAGTCCCCCCAGCCTCCTCAGCAGCTCCCCCCAGGTCCCCCTCACCCTCTCCAACACCATCCCTCTCAGCCTGGTCCCCCTCAGCCCCCGCACCCACTCCCTCAGCAGAACGCACCACCTCAAAACCGTTGGGTGGCCCCAAGGAACCGGGTCGCGACCTTCAACCAGAACAGTGGGGCTGAAAGCTTTGGTCTGGGTCCTGGCCTTCCCTTGAGTACCTCGCCCTCCTCCAGTGAGGTCCACCCCGTGCTGGAGAAACTCAAAGCCCTCAACAATTACAACCCCAAAGACTTTGACTGGAACTTGAAGAACGGACGGGTATTCATAATCAAGAGCTACTCGGAGGACGACATCCACCGCTCCATCAAGTACTCCATCTGGTGCAGCACCGAGCATGGCAACAAGCGCCTGGACGCCGCCTACCGCTCACTGGGGGCCAAGGGCCCGCTTTACCTGCTGTTCAGTGTCAATGGCAGTGGCCACTTCTGTGGTGTGGCCGAGATGAAGTCCACAGTGGACTACAATGCCTATGCCGGCGTCTGGTCTCAGGACAAGTGGAAGGGCAagtttgaagtgaaatggatCTTTGTCAAGGACGTGCCCAACAACCAGCTGCGGCACATCCGCTTAGAAAACAATGATAACAAGCCCGTCACCAACTCCAGGGACACTCAGGAGGTGCCCCTAGAGAAGGCAAAGCAAGTGCTTAAAATTATTGCTACTTTCAAGCATACCACCTCAATCTTTGACGATTTTGCACATTACGAAAAgcggcaggaggaggaggaagccATGCGAAGG